From a region of the Cucumis sativus cultivar 9930 chromosome 6, Cucumber_9930_V3, whole genome shotgun sequence genome:
- the LOC101209767 gene encoding indole-3-acetic acid-amido synthetase GH3.6 → MPDVEEKWLDEKEKEALQYIEDITTKADEIQRQILNEILSTNANVEYLQQHGLVVPTDSPTFKKLIPLVCYEQLRPYIARIADGDDSSILCSNPITEFFKSSGTSGGEHKLIPMYEQEFVRRLSFFSYIMPRMKQLFPDINWHKVKGLNFHFAKPEFKTKGGIIVRSIFTNLHKRSSNLESMPSGNNTSPDDIILCTDSYQSLYCQLLCGLYQNEVVFRVSALFASTLIHVFKFLENHWVDLATDIRTRTVNPKITNSSVRESLMKIIVKPNPEVADLIENECRKGRWEGIITRLWPNAKYINAIVTGSMSQYIPLLNYYTNNLPIVSDHYGSSECFLGLNLDPLCNHDEVSYTLIPTMAYFEFLPIDMINDPNGEVNQQLVDLVDVKLGREYELVITTFAGLYRYCMGDIVRVTGFKNKAPSFRFVRRKNVVLNISNEKTDEAGLHKAVEEGGRVMKSFGAKIVDYTTYADLSTIPGHYVLYWELTMDDLKEQNSNDIPSSVFEDCCLDIENSLNLLYRLARSHEKCINPLEIKIVKAGTFEKLMQLALDRGASITQYKTPRCLNSSQIHIIQLLESNVVSNYFSRKYPNLDTNPV, encoded by the exons atgCCCGATGTTGAAGAGAAGTGGTtggatgagaaagaaaaagaagcattACAATACATTGAAGATATCACAACCAAAGCCGACGAAATCCAAcgacaaattttaaatgaaattctGTCAACAAATGCTAATGTTGAATACTTGCAGCAACATGGCCTTGTTGTCCCTACTGATTCGCCAACCTTCAAAAAACTTATACCTCTTGTCTGTTACGAACAATTAAGACCTTATATAGCTCGTATTGCTGACGGTGATGATTCCTCAATCCTATGCTCAAATCCCATTACAGAGTTCTTTAAAAG CTCTGGGACATCTGGAGGAGAACACAAGTTAATTCCAATGTACGAACAAGAGTTCGTAAGAAGGTTGTCTTTTTTCAGCTATATAATGCCAAGGATGAAACAGTTGTTTCCAGATATCAATTGGCACAAAGTCAAAGgattgaattttcattttgcaaaacCTGAGTTTAAGACAAAAGGTGGGATTATTGTTCGTTcgatatttacaaatttgcACAAAAGGTCATCAAATCTCGAAAGTATGCCTAGTGGGAATAACACAAGCCCAGATGACATTATTCTTTGCACAGACTCGTATCAAAGCCTATACTGTCAGCTTCTTTGTGGCCTTTATCAAAACGAAGTAGTTTTCCGAGTTAGTGCTCTTTTTGCCTCTACTTTGATCCATGTTTTTAAGTTCCTTGAAAATCATTGGGTTGATTTGGCTACTGATATACGAACAAGAACAGTTAAtcccaaaattacaaattcatcAGTGAGGGAATCATTAATGAAGATTATTGTAAAACCCAATCCTGAAGTTGCggatttgattgaaaatgaatgTAGAAAAGGAAGATGGGAAGGAATTATTACAAGATTGTGGCCAAATGCTAAATATATTAATGCTATTGTGACGGGAAGTATGTCACAATACATTCCATTGTTAAATTACTATACAAATAATCTCCCTATTGTTTCTGATCATTATGGTTCTTCAGAATGTTTCCTTGGCTTAAACTTAGATCCATTGTGTAATCATGATGAAGTATCCTACACTTTGATCCCCACCATGGCGTACTTCGAGTTCTTGCCAATCGATATGATAAACGACCCCAATGGAGAAGTAAACCAACAATTAGTCGATCTTGTGGATGTCAAGTTAGGACGTGAATATGAGCTTGTCATCACCACTTTTGCTG GGCTGTACCGTTATTGCATGGGCGACATTGTTCGGGTGACaggatttaaaaataaagccCCAAGTTTTAGATTTGTACGCAGAAAAAATGTGGTTCTAAACATTAGTAACGAAAAAACAGATGAAGCAGGGCTTCACAAGGCTGTAGAAGAAGGTGGTCGTGTAATGAAGTCATTTGGGGCAAAAATTGTGGATTACACAACCTATGCTGATCTCTCAACAATTCCTGGACACTATGTGTTGTACTGGGAATTAACTATGGATGACCTTAAGGAACAAAACTCAAATGACATTCCATCTTCGGTATTTGAGGATTGTTGCCTTGACATTGAAAACTCACTTAATCTACTCTACCGCCTAGCACGATCTCATGAAAAATGTATCAACCCATTGGAAATAAAGATAGTAAAGGCCGGAACTTTTGAAAAGCTCATGCAGTTGGCGCTCGATCGAGGTGCTTCAATCACTCAGTACAAGACTCCTCGATGTTTAAATTCTTCACAGATCCATATCATTCAGCTTTTGGAATCAAACGTTGTTTCCAATTATTTTAGTAGAAAATACCCTAATTTGGATACCAATCCTGTCTAG